The genomic interval agaaaattatgcttaattttttaaaaccataccTACAGATCCCAATTTTGTGACTTATATCTCTGCATCCATATGGTGagaaaaaattctggaaggaAATCCTAAGAGTTAACTATGTTTTACAGGGCAGTGGGGTCATTTGATATCACAGATTTTatacaataaacatttcttttagaatcagaaacacacttttataaaaatgggaCTGGGCACCTGTTGAGGTGACAAGCTTCTTGTCTTGGTATATATTCCCCCAAATTTGAGAATCACCAGATACGGATATTTGCACTGAGAGTTTGACCTAGAGTGTATACagtccttttatcttttttctttttttttttaaatagtctccaTGACGGGCTTaaagcccagtgtagggcttgaactcacaaccccgagatcaagacctgagccaagatcaagagtcagacacttaactaactgagccactcaggaacccctgGTCTATAATAACTAAAGTATTATTTTacaattattctttcatttattttctattttctttttataacgcATTATCTCAAATCTTGCCTCTGGTACCAATCTCTATTgcagcacggggcgggggggattcttttgctataaaatacagtaattaaaaaagaaagttacaacTTGAAGGGTATACTAAGACCCAATAAGGGGAAGGAAATTTGTTTAAAAGCAAACcatcaggggtacctgggtgggttaagcctctgccttcggctcaggtcatgatctcagggtcctgggatcaagccccacattgggctcctctgctcagcagggagcctgcttcctccctctctctgcctgcctctctgcccacttgtgatcgctctctctgtgtcaaataaataaataaaatcttttaaaaaataaaaaataaataaaaaacaaaccgcCCACGTTTCTATGCAGCCAGGATAGAAAGATGATGtaacaaaatttaagaaattgtCTAACTAGTGGAAGAACCTCCAGATTTCTCCCTTTCATCTTcgtgaaagtgaaaataaaactttaaaatttaatgagaCATTTCAAGTACTCTCTGCGTGTGTAAATAGACACTCATTCTAAAGGTTGCTGACACGCCGGCAGAACGTAATTCTCGTGAGGAAAGCGGCCACCTTTGGTTTTTTAAACCCATGTTCAAGGATTGTCCACGGGAGCGGAGGGAAAGCCGGCGGCTCCTCGGCCCTCCCCGGCTCTCCAGTGGGGTTCTGAAGCCTGAGCTGACTCCTCCCGCTCCCTGGCAGAGGGctgagggcagtgggagaggagctctaagctataaaaaaaaaaaaaaaaaaagttcgagttttatttccttctaaggCATCCTGAGTCAGTGGGTGCTCCAGCCCCCAGTGCCCCCGGGGAAGTTCAGCTCAAATcggaaatgtgtgtgtgtctgtgtttcctgAGCCAAAGCTGCTGAAAACCCAGAGGACGTCGCCACTTGGACTGAATCTCTGCACGCAGAGTGGGAGCTTCCTATTTCTGTCCTGGGAGGAGGATGGAAGTCACTTAATGATCAGTTTCTCTGACCCACGTTCCAGTATTACATCACAGTCTAACAGCGAGCTTACCCTCCGCTCCGCTCCCCACACGGAGCTGCTGACactttaaaaatcccatttgtcACCTCAAAGCATACAGCACGCCCACGCTATTTTGCCTCCCACCCTTGaggctgcaatttttttttttttttttaggttttatttttcatttatttgagagagagcacgcgtgagagagcacaagcagggggaggggcagaaggagagcagcagactccctgatggagctgatgcggggctggatcccaggaccctcgggaTCACAAGCAAGCTGAGGGCAGACCCTTAAGCAACTgagctccccccccacccccgcaggcaCCCCAGGCCACAGTTTCAACTTTAACAAGTGATGCTAAGCTGGGTTGGTCAGAATCCCAGAAAGCCACTTAGTCCAATCATCTTATTttactggggaaactgaggcccagagaagcaaaGTGTCGGCCCATAGCTACAgaggaacaaaaccaaaactaagaCCCAGGCCAAAAAAAGTGTCAGGGCAGAAGGTTCTGTCCCCAAGGCAGTATCCACGTCCTCTAATTCAGCTCCTGTATACAGGAGGAACCAAATGTTTCCTCCAAGTGGGGCTCAAGCCTTCTGACCAAAGCAGCAGCTCTCCCTGTCATCTTGCCCCTTCTTTTCAGCCCCCTTGCTGCTTTTGTGTAGAAGGAAACAAGCAAGGTAGCCTGGAAAAGATCCTACTGGAAACAGAGGTGGCCTTTCCTGCTGCAGAACTTTGTCTAGGATCAGGGTGTGGACCAGGACTGATCAAGGGAAAGGTTTCAACCCCAGAGCTGGAAAGTTGCCTCCCGCCCCCTTTCCTAAGGCCCTCTGCTTTTGACACAGGAAGAGGCACGTgcttatgtaatttaaaattcccatccaattttttaaagtgtatttctcCATGCCATTCCTGAAAACCCTTGGGGTTAACAACGAGGTTGTTAAAACGAGGTTTTATGGTGTTGTGTTTTCCCACATAGAGCGGACTGGATACAGTAATAGGCCACGAGATCGTGTTCCAGTGTCGGCTATGAACACCTGAACCTAAACTGAAAACTAGAGCAAAGCTGTGCCAGGGTGTGTCCGTGGGGTTTCTGGCCTCTCGGGCTTACCTACTGTCCTAGAGCCTGGGTGGAATTACATCTGGGGTCAGGTGTACCTTGTTCATCAGGCAGAAGGGACCAGGGGATACACAGAGCTAAAAACCTACACATTCACAGTTAGAGATGAAAGGCtgcagaaatgtttattgaatacagTGCCaggtttataaataaaacttatttacaATTTCCATAGAGTTGGTCCCCCATCAGAGAGGTGGTTAAATCTCCAAACAGTTTATCTCAAGATTTACAGAAAACGTTCAAGTACATCTCCTTGTCCAATTGCCACGGTGAAGGGTAACTTCTGTTACCAGAACTACCACCATCTTTGCTACGGACGTGGTTTAAGGAACCTCGcaagagctggagaaagaccaCACGCTCCACCCGCGCCGCTACCTTCTTACTCCAAGGGATCCGGACAGCGAAGGATTTCTGTCTCCTACAAGACAACCTCGAgggattggaaagaaagaaaaacactaactTCCAGCTGAAGGGGATAGGTTAAGACACGTTCGTGGAAACTCGTCACTGCCAAAAGGGGGAATGTAGTTTGGATAGATAATAATTAATTCCAATGTCTAAAATTAATCGAGTAAACCAAAGAGCAGACTTTTGACCAAATTTACATTCTTTGTTGAGGAAGAAGTTCCCAGTATGCTGCGGGGCTGGTAATACGCGGCTACGCTGACGGGCCACAGCGGCACTCGGGAGGCCTACTGGACGGCCACTTGTCACAACACAGGTTACAGGTAGGAGTCAGACATGCATTtataaagagaatataaaaatatgtacagtAGCTAATTTTCAATGTGTTTTAAGTTGCCGAAAGACACCAATTGAAGTGTGCAAAAATTCATTTgtctaaaaatcagaaaaagccTTTCCTGGCAAGAGTGCGTCAAGAGCCCATCTGAAACATCGAGATGCATTTGCCTCGCTCAACACCTACCCCCGACAGATGGAGAACAAAACTATGAAAGTGCTTGCCAAGGACTCAGCAGTTTCTAACGGCAAGTCTCAGGCTCAAGCAGGATGCCAGTTAAACTagtcactttatatatataaatatatgtatatatttatagagcAGTTAGAAGTAAGGGGCAAGAGTTTACAGGGAGGTGCTAACCAACTTTTAAGGGTACGGACCCAACACCCAGCTATTTCCTCTCACAAACGCATGCTGCAGCCTGCAAACACCCGATCTGGGCTGGTCTTCCCCTCAAAAGCCAGAGGAAAAACAGCTCCAGGGACCGGGCTGCCCCCTGCACCAAGTTGGGACTCAGCACTCCCCAGGGGGGGAAAGGCTTCGCTTCCCATACAGGATGCTGGCCgtgttaagaatctgtttttttcaaAAGCAGTCTTTTCGGAAGGACTGTGGGACCACAAAAATGGAGCCCACCCAGCTTCTAGAAAGACTTGACAGAAGAGTTAAGACAGAaggcaaagttttaaaaagttaaattaccCCCAACTCTCTTTGAAACTACCAAGAAGCCATCGGACACAGGCCTGAGATGGGTCAACATGTGGCCTCCCAGAAAGAAACATCCAGGAACCCccggttctccctctctcacctgaAGAACCTCCAAGGTGTTCCTTCCAGATTCGGGAAATCTGACAAGTCCCCTCCAGCTCTAGGTCTCCTCTACAACCACCCAGTCTAAGGACCAACGGCAGAAGTAGATGGGCGGGCTCCTCTCCACTGCTCTGACCTGTCCCTCTGGCAGGAAATCTAACAAGCTGCAAAATGCCAGAAAGacagggagtaggagagggagaagccaagggTCTCTAAAAATCAGCCCCGAACGCACCCACCTGGCTGCCAAGAGCTTCTCGCTGCCTCGGAAGCAGCCTGCCGTGGTTCCCTGGCAAATTAAAACCTCCCACAGACACTCAAAAACCCAACTCTCCTTCCTGGGGAGACACCAAATGCACATCCAGGCTACATTTCAGAAAAGAGTTCTGCACTAAACGCAATATTCCTTTAAAGGGGTTTTTAAAGCACACCAATCCCACTGCAAAGACCAGTACCAGCATCTCAGTTTTGGTTACAGGTTTATAATTAGACACAAAATCCCCTCCAGGCTCGAGTTTTACTTTCAAGCTGGAGGCTAGCTTTAGTtctgcttggggggtggggggggaggcagggaggaagctaTGTCaactttggaagaaagaaaaaaaaaaaaaaggaaaaggagtctGAGGGAAGTCATCatcatatattaaaaatcatgacTCGAAGGTGACCGGTAGTGTCTTTTAGGCAGAAAGACTGGCTTAGAAGGGACTACTGCTTCTACCACACAGCAAGGATTAAATTACAGACAGACACACTAAATCATGTCTCTTTGCACAGATGGTCTCAAGTAGTTACATAAAACAGGTAATCAGCAGCACGATTTGAGAAGAACCCCTAAGTACATGCTTGagaaaaagtggtttttttttttccttcattaaagaGCGCCACTGCCTGAATTATCATTAAGTTAAACAGGGTTCACTCCCCCCCCTCCCTACCCGCCCCCCAGTGAAAATACAAGTAGACCTACATGTCCGTTGATAGGATGAAGCAATTGCTATCTGCCCGGGTTTTAGGCAAGGTCTCAGGCTCAGAGGTTGGTGCTGGGATGTCaggagggcgggcgggcgggagggcaagaagcccaatgctgggctgcGGGCTTTTAAAGGTACTGACCTCTCCTCCGACTGCCTTGTCCCCGTTGAGATCTCAGCTTTACAAAGCATTTAACACCACTTTAAGTTAATGGtctttttttattggaaaaaaaaaaaaaaaaaaaagactagcatTTACAACTTGGAATGGACGTAAATTGTAATTCCTTGATCAGCAATGTTGATGCCTGTGCTGAAGTCCACAGCCCCAGCCTACTCTGCTGGCTCCAAGTCATGGTTCAGGaggttttaaaaacagagagtCCAAAGATGCTCCCTTggtaaaggttttttttgttgttgttgttgttttaaatttgtgtGAATGGTGACAGCCTGACACCCATGTCACTCCAGGACAACGCAGACAACGCTAAACCAACATGTGAGGCATGCCACCCAGATGAGCGTCATGGTCACCAAGGATGGGGGCACCCAGAAGTACGAGAGGGCCGTCCTGCTAAGTGGGGCTACGTCTAGACAGCTtatccttcacccatttctctgcACAGCATCCTGAGGTAaaccaatttaaaatgtttgttttcagtaAACCAGCTATGACAATTTTATACTAACAAATTGAACTAGAACCCATTtgaagaagttttaaatttttttcatttttcgtTTTTAATACAAATGCCTGACTGTGCTCAATTGTCAAGCTGCATGCATGAAAAACTGGCCAGCCCAGTGTATTAATCATGAGCAAATGGAACTGCGAGGAGTCCACTAGGTGCTTCCTTATCATTAAGGTAGGACAAGTATTTATGTCGTAAAACTGATGTGTAGCTTGATCTTTAGGGGACAGGACCACCAACCAATACAtgcagattttgtgtgtgtggacagAAGGTACTTTTGACATTCAGTTTTGCTATATAGAAACAGAATGagtaaatgaacttttttttttttttttgcaagaggTAAGTAAAAGATTCAATTTGATTCTTCTAGAAGGGGGGGAAAGGAGTTGAAAGTAGGCCTTCATTTTGCAGTCATCATCTGTACGAATTCTGAAAAGACAAACAATCATAACTTGTGGTTATCTTCAAAAGCAGTTTGAATGAACACAACATCTCTACTCcgcataaatgaaataaataaagatcagGGTCTCGTGAAGCAGTTAACTTGTTTCTAGATACCATAGGGAGGACTGTTCAAAACTAAGCTGAAGAGACTAATGCAGCGTTTTTACCTTCATAGTTGACTTGCCCGTCTCCATCAATATCTGCTTCTCTGATCATTTCATCTACTTCTTCATCTGTTAGTTTCTCCCCTAAGTTGGTCATGACATGACGAAGCTCTGCCGCACTGATGTAACCGTTGCCATCCTGTGAACATTAAGCAGGTGCTAATGAGGGCAGCGGAGATGGCTTCCCAAAGGGCACAGGCCACCCAGCTCCGCTTCCCCCACCAAACCACCAAGCGCATGCCTTCGGCCAGCTCCAAAATGCAGGGGCTTGGAAAACACTAAGGAACCGAAAGCAGCAATCAAGAAGCTTGGTTCAAAATTCCCCACTGCTTATCATCATGCTCACCGCTCACCCCCGCCTAATTTAAGGCTGCTGCAGCTAAGTCGGCTTATTTCAAAGCAAGATCACCACAGAGGCCCAGGCAATTCAGTGTAAGTGTTCTAAGTATTTCAGAAACGGTGGCAAAGCAGCGGGACAGGCTGCAACTCAGACGCAGGATTACCTTGTCAAAGACTCGGAATGCCTCGCGAATTTCTTCTTCGCTGTCcgtatctttcatttttctagcCATCATAGTCAAGAATTCCGGGAAGTCAATGGTGCCATTAcctcaaataagaaaacaaaagcttgcataaaataaatgcaccGGCAATGCTCCCCAGCGGGGAACATCTTCAAAGCACGGCAGAGAAGGGTTAAGACTCTTTCAGACAAACCggttgagttatttattttacgAGGTTAAACCATGTTTAAGTCTCAACTGTTCAAATACTTCGCAGGGATTTCACATGACTCATGTAATCCAAACCAGTCATCAGTGCCCAGGAGAGCACTTCAGGATGCAAAGGAAACTGCACGTGGAGGTTCCTGACCACTAAAGGCAGTTGTGCAGTTCAAAAGAAGGCCTACAGCACCCTTCCATTCCTGCAGGAAGCCCTCGAGAcaacatcccccccccacccagaccCCAGGCTGAGGGTAAGACCCTGGCCCTACCTCTGCCTTGGTTCGTTACCCTGGTCAAGTCCCAGAACTGGCCTGCCAGTACAACAGAATGTTTTATGGAAGAAAAGGATTATGGAAGTGGTGGCAAAAACAGACTTTCTTATACCACAGACCATAAATTATCACAGTCTTCTCCAGAAGGCGTTTCCTGCCCACATTCTGATGATAAGTCacctaatcatttttttctctagctcaGGATCTTTGCTTTCCCAGTAAGGGCAAGGCTCGGAAGTGTTTTCATAGCTCAGACCACTACCACTTAGGTAACAGGGTCGGAACAGCCTGTTCTACGGCCAGTATTCTAAATAACTTCTCCTCTAAAACTAAGAGTTGGCGAACACCCACAAAGACAGAAACAATTAACAGTATAACTTAAATTAAacggaaagaaaattaaatgggaaaaagCCCTGggttaaaatactcatttttaccAGTACCTTTAAATCAAAGTGATTCAGAAATCCCTTTGGcctccaaaattttaaagcattatgaTATTCACACAAGACAAAGTAAATTATTTGAAGTGCTATCTCATAACCACGCAGAGCAGACATCCTTGGGCATTACGTTTATTCATTACTAGATTCTGTAGCCTAAGTCAGTTTCTCCTTCCTTGCTCCCTACAGTCTAAGGGCCTAATACACTTTGCCAGTCCCTAAGTACCATTTCCCAGAGTTCCCATAAAATAGGGAGTGGCCACCCCATGTTCCCAGATGGCCAATCATCTTAGCAGTCAACCAAGAGGGAATTCTGAAGTATCCCTTTTCCAGAACATTGAGGGACAAAAACTCTTTTCAAAGTAGCTTGAATGGGCTgaaaccatttattaaagagctCACCCAGCTTCTCAATGTGCATGACCAGACAAATTTAATTCTACTTTATCACTTTATGATACCACATTTGTTTAAATGGTTACTTTCAAGCCAATCGTCTAGAAAATAATCTAGATCCAAATTGCTTATTCttagctcattttaaaaaatttcccatgTTCTACGATGTTACACATTATCTGCATGTACATGGTTTCCAAAAGGACAGTTTTTTGACAAGGAAATGCTCAGAAACTGCTTCCGGAGAGAAGTGAGCAGTAGCAGGTTACTGTCCACTGTTCTAGAGTACAGAAGAATCGGTGACCAACTGGTGACCCCATTACAAGGGCTACTGCTTATTCCTTCTTGCTCTGCACTTTACTCATCTTCCCCTTCTGTTAGGTTCTATAATCTACTCCCCACAGTCTTCGAGCACTCCATGTCCAAGCTTTATACAACCCTCAAAATTCTCTGTAATAAACACAACTACAACTCATGCTGTACTCAACTCGACACTAAAGTCTAAGGGTCTCTCCTTCCATTTCACTTCCCACTCCTCTTGGAGACAGTCAGCTTTAGAAAAGGtctatggctttttatttttacttccccAGAGGACTCAGTGGAGACTCATGGGCCAGTTGATAAAAAAGACTGAGCTGTAGGTCACGGCAAGTAGAAAAGAACAATATGCCGATCTGATCCAGGAAATGTTCTAGACAGTGAGCACAGCCAAAGGCAGGCCCATAATCTTCTATTTTCATTGTCAGCGGCCGTCAGGCAACCACCAAAAAGATCGCTGCACATTTGCTTTGCTCTGGGGACCTGAAAGACAATCTTGTAACATGTCTGAACTTGAATTACACAACACTGGCGCTCATTCATAGGTCTGAGCCCTCACCGTCAGCATCCACCTCGTTGATCATATCCTGCAATTCGGCTTCTGTTGGGTTCTGACCCAGTGACCTCATGACAGTTCCAAGTTCCTTTGTTGTGATGGTGCCGTCGCCATCTTTGTCAAATAGGGAGAAAGCTTCCTTGAACTCTGAAAACAGAAGTTTACCCTTTAGAATGAATGTCTTTACCCAACCCGGCCACAGCACACACTTCCCTGGGGCTTGCCAAAGCAAACTGTCCAAGTCTGCAACTTATCACAAATTGCCTCGTCTGTATCTCCTGAAATAAAGACCACGACAGTCCTATTGGACGGCCTTCATTCCATATTCCATAAAGCAGACACTGCTCCTGGTAACTGGTTCCATAAAACCACACAGTActctcacatttttaaagaaaattaaacttaaaacacACTTCAATTAGTCCTCAGTCCAATCTGACAAGTGAAGATTGGTCCCCATGCTCCCCTAAGGCCCCTTCCAGTTCAACTGCTCCAGCCACAGGAACGCCTTTCACAGCAACATGAAGGGGTTATTAGAAATGCACCCTCCCAGGGAACCAGAGTTCTCTCTATATGGCATTTATTTCAAAGGCATCCCTGGTTTCCTTAAGAGAAATCATCTCAAGAATCCTCCAAGGAATAATCAAAGCTAGAATCTAAACGGACTCCCTTTCCAATTATTACAGTAgaactaaccctaaccctcattTCCACCCATTCCCCTGTATTTTCAAAGAGCAAGCACGAGCCTTCAGGGTAAATTACGAAAAGACCTGAACTCCGCCTTAGAGCGGGCTCCCGGCACTCCCACCACATGCAAAGCCGCGACCGGCAGGAGCCAGTCAAACATGCCGGAGTGGAACGAGGTATTCCCAGCTCCACTTCCACACGGCCTGACACGCTGGCAAGGAATGAACACCTGACCTAAATATTTCTGCTTCTTGCttccatttaaataaattcttaagaaacCATTCAAATTatagtggggtgggggtgggagggaagagt from Mustela erminea isolate mMusErm1 chromosome 5, mMusErm1.Pri, whole genome shotgun sequence carries:
- the CALM1 gene encoding calmodulin-1, producing the protein MADQLTEEQIAEFKEAFSLFDKDGDGTITTKELGTVMRSLGQNPTEAELQDMINEVDADGNGTIDFPEFLTMMARKMKDTDSEEEIREAFRVFDKDGNGYISAAELRHVMTNLGEKLTDEEVDEMIREADIDGDGQVNYEEFVQMMTAK